The genomic interval GTGTTTTTGTAAATCCTTGACGTATACAATTGGTCAACAATTGTGCACAATATGTGTGTTTAGGCTCTTGTCTTGTAGCTGCTGTTTTCAACATCTTtatcccttgtaaggtgtttggatCTGTTTGCAGTTTtttgtgagtggggggggggggaatacttCACATGGAGATTCATAAACAAGAACATTaatctggaaaaaaacaaaattagtgcagatattgttgggacattcagttgtgcatcaatttgCAGCCTTGCACGAGAAGAGAGCACTCCTGGATAGGGCTGCAACGATTTGTCGATAATcgttgactaatcgactataaaatgTGTCGACAAGAATTTTAATTGTCGACTAATGGTTTCATTTGATTTAATGCATACCTTAAGTGTAATTGCTTTATTGAAACTTAAAATcgtctacaaagcggattccaaaaaagtgggacacttggtattttgtgaataaaagcaaaatgctgccattttcaaaacattcattccATGTGTAAGATGTACAATGTCACAAGGTCGGGATAGCAACTGTTAAATGGaggcaaaaatattgttttgggggaaatatgtgttcatttaaaattcgacccatgcaacaaatctcaaaaaagttgggacgtggccaaaacatgttggtatagttagataattctaaaaataacacaaggaagaatattttaaaggaactatattgactgccaacatgaatgcacaaataaaataccatcacagagagactGTGGCACTcattagcgaagattttgaggcactaattactgatctattacacagaaagattgaattatcaaaattgcaggcatataaggcctatttccgtaatatggagttctgtgaaatcattgcacgggttatgacatcatgacatactcatcgtcaataagcaaaccctgacactccaacaatgacagctgttgaaaaaatgtccataaacacaacacttgattaaagtacatgatgcagacattaaacagagttgcaagtggcaaagctcattctagatagacctaggagacatgtgaaactgtcctctgattacagaatggaaaatatttcatccttttttaaaatcatggagtcatgcaccctccaggttatgaagaaaatgaatacttcagcttgttttagtagtcagtctgaaagacagcatatatgacggtaaaggggtgcagatgtgtcttggttatggtcttcttactcaggtagagcattaaaatgaatgtttaatgctatatacagactttaaacagcatacatagcaaccaaggcattatattttggagtaccgcctttagatattgccccataatggtggcagatttcaatctctactatgttccaatgatgtggttccatcataagagtaaacagacaaaattgttctcttgcagtcaggatatgccacatattaagcataacaataaggggaacaagttgaagaacacacttatcagttgagctgctgaaatcgagTCTCGCACATccaaatatctattttttgaataaaatcatggcatcagtttaagtatctaactgttaagtatcttcccttgtgttatttgtagtcttatcaaacataaaaagcattttattggccccgtcccaacttttttgggatttgttgcaatggtgaaatttcaaatgatcacataattacctcaaaacaacaattctgctgactttaacaactgatatgttgtctgtgcgcaatgctctaccttattaacgtattgaatgttttgaaaatggcagcatttttattttattcacaaaataccaagtgtcccaacttttttggaatccgctttgtagcacgtatgaattggatgttgtatcttggagtaaataagatACTATCATGCTAGAGGTGGGGAAGGTTTGGAGGTTGGAGCAAGTCTTTTTTTTCGTGACTATTAAAGCGTCACTGGATCTATAGATTAGTTGACTAAAAATATTCTTTGGTTTGGTTGCAGCCCAGATCTTCCGTATTCGACCTTACTTTCTTCACTGTGTccttatctttctgtctctgtattGCTCACCCTCAaaaatatacataggcctacacaaaaattCGTTTGCCAAACAGGATGAAGGGACTAGGGTGAATATGAGCGATGAtctccccctccctgtttatgaTTTCTCTATAAGCCTAGGCTTAACACCTTAAAGGGGTTGACCCCTAGaaggagtagcatccaactgcaatgtgcaggggagggggcaggtctggatgacatctcctttctctcccctgagcacatcgagccCCTCCCCCTTGTCATCCAGCGCTAAACTTCCAAACGGGAAGAAAAAGAGCTCTGGAAGTCATTGCACCGTGCACagttccactctactccactaaaTTATAATGGTTTGGGGAGTGTAGGAAAAACTAGCGTGGGGAGCTTTGGGTGAACCACGCGATGAACAGCATGCTAccctgtgtagtaggcctatcatgtattaatcccgagggaaattaatataaggacaacatatagtaggcctattgttaacTCATGGGTCTACATTGAGCTCCAGTGCCTTACATGTTACCCCTTACGCCAGTTACGTTaactatgaatccgcctttataAACATGCGCTATCCTTCTGGAAGTCATTGCTCACGCCGAGttttataaaataataaaatgtaacCTTTTAATTGTAATATTTTCGGGAATGTAGGAGAAAGCACGGAGGGCTTTGAGTGAAACGCCAGATGAACGAAATGCTATAAGCTAACCGTATGGTTAGGCTATTTTTAATATGAGTCTAATTTTAATGTGTTAATTCTGAGTGGAGGTCGCAGGTTAGTTAATTTCTAAACATTGAGCTGAGATGGGTGCCCAATAATAGAATGAAAACATTGTGCATTCTTTAACTGGCACGTTTAACTGGCattctttattctttattttaaaCATTCTTTAACTGGCACGTTTGAGGCGCGCGGTCTTGGCGCGCTTAAAAAGCATATCTTTTACGCACATGTAGGCATAATACATTTGCTTATGGTACGTGCTTGCTGGATATCTACCATCATGAGGTTGTGAGCGTCACTACATTTTCAGTCCCTAAAGGATAGGCTTGGTTCCATTTCATAAGTGATAATCAAGCGTTAGTGATCATAGGAGTCCCTCGTTTCTCGTCcgacttccaaaatagaataTGAATGCACGAAAAAGTAGCCTACTACACGGACCATCTCGGCACTTGCATTGAAAGATGGCCCTCTTCCAAACTTAcgcccagacagaaaagatatgccctatagcctacattgtttAGCATTAACCTTGCAGTAACAGTAACAAGACTTCAAACTGTCATGTTGAATCAAATGGAACCCAACGCAGTTGCAGACGGTTTAGGTTCAGACTCGGAATGAGAACAGCTGTCGACTACGAGCAAATTTAGTTTAAAAGCAGACAGAACCACTGTGCTTGTGCTGCGTGCAGATCTCTTTAAAAGATGGGTCACTTGGGTGTGCCAATGCTTTTTAATTATCCTTGGTGGCTatatattaggcctacttttcttGTAGCACCCATCTTTCGatttttagaaactggcaccaaataggcctagcctatctgGTTTTCAAACTAAGATAGGCCGACCGACCCCCAGAAGAGACACTTAATAATTCATAGTAGACCCCATGCGCTAACAAATACTATGTTGTCcttatattacagtatttctcaattggttttgtagaTTTCTCGattctctctcgcaatttgcaaaacataatattcattctcaaaacagctttaacaaatggcaaaacaccatggatgacctgaaaaaccaagtctcttgctcaaaatcgttagtttgtctttcaaaaccaaacttttgtgtcaatgaacgtgttagtgccagcagaatggttagtcattgtgtcatagtgtatggacaaggtAGTCAAATTGATTTCATATTGtaaattgactagtacactcttgaggatcttttctgaagtgaaatgttgtttagattggatgggaaatgttgcaaATTCAACGTTACAGTACACTGAACAGataagattgtactagatatacattcagagtatgacctatttattgacaggttttctcattgcaaaatagaaaaaatagccaactctggttgaAGTGTCAAAATGCGCTCTCTACCAAACCCTTTTTACTTGttttgcaggcccatgtgaaaaaatatagaactgtaaagcaaaataaatttgaaacaatacactgatacggTATAAAGTGCaccttctgtctttctgtcattttagggaaatattgtaatttttcatggagcgtaattataaagggcacatgaggcatagaacaatataatgcagtacagctattgttgtattgcatgcccattttctctttcccttttattgcctttgattagagagtcaATATGTACatgcgagcaatttaccaattccgatcacatttatagacaaaactccaatggaaattatacagtgcttaacacattatgacagttcagtaaatcattttgcatgtcaagacttaaactatgacctagggcctaaatgttttgcggggtgagatagtttcatgtattcagtgacaaagctatgacaaaagcaatttatAACGTAGGAAAagactgacggtagggacacatacacgcgaatttgcgaactttgccattcattcctatgagagaggcgaaggcaagcgatgacaagcgaaagcaagcgagcAGGAGCGAAGCGACGCGAAATTAtttaagaaagtttaatgttatgcaaatgaggagcgaattcgcctgtcgcggcccaatcaaatcaacaacataactgttccattccatttgattcgccgcgacgacctgatgacggttggatgtcgcctctcttcacttcgcttgctttgcctcctatgtgtccctaccgtgagaattgtacacaacaaTTGCATGGTGGACcaaagcatttgctatatgctgaaaactatgagaaactgattttatcatgtgcacaggtaacagcagtcacaattgaacaaaaacttttgAGAATTGTTAtactgttgtgagaaatgtacaaaaccaattgagaaaaactgtaatttccctcaggattaaatTATACTATAAACAGGGTCGCATGCTGTTCATCacgcggttcactcaaagctccccgcgctcgtgtttcctacactcccCAAACGCCATTATTATTTAGTGGTGGAGTAGAGTGGAACTATTTGTGAAAACTCCCCGTCTTTCTTCTaagttcttcttctttcttcagtTAGGCCACTTCAACATTCAGTAAGAAGAGTGTCAATGCCCTTTCGCACAAACATATAGGAACTAGGATGAGGTCACAACACTATTACaacaatagacagacagacaaacagacagacagacagacagggagacagacagacagggaggcagacaggaagacagacagacagacataaagacagacagacaggaagacagacagggagacagacagacagacaggaagacagacagggagacagacagacagacaggcaggcagataggaagacagacagggagacagacagacagacagacagacagacagacagacagacaaagacgtaGATTTCCATGGCCTTACAATCAAGGGTGActgaggagctgtttccacgtagcaggatatttttatatgtagatatttttttctcctggttacggtacattggttttggcctagcagatatttaaaatccagatataaaaagcaggctttaaaaatatcctatttaggggtctgaaatgcatttgttaccATGGAGGattcatttttatccacatgttgcgtttacacctaaacaggagaaaaaaataccctgctaaaaaaataacctgctacgtggaaacagcacctcagggTGACTGAATGTGCAGGTGTTCCACAGCACTCGTAATAAGGCACTTAACTGATTTCCAAAAGAGGGTTCATTAATTGTAACATTTAATGTGCAACCCTGTTCTACAATAGCACAATAACAGTAAAATGTCAAATGTATTGTCGTTTGCTTCTGCCTCCTTGTGGCAAATTCATGTAACTGTCATAAAGTCATgtggtgttaaaaaaaaatagcaaaCAACATTATGAGTTACACCTTATCCACTGTAAAAGTGTACAACAATGAATAGGCAGACAGCcaagcagagaaacacacagagaaacagacagagaaacagacagacagacacacaggcagacaaatacacagatacagataccgATACACAAACAAATATTATCAAGGCCAAGCACTTCAGTTCagtacaatgtgtgaaattgttGTGTAGCCTATCTATATAACGTGTTACATTATAAGCACAATCGGGACAATAGGGTACATGTGATGAAAAGAACAAAGTCATAAAATCAACCAAGTATTCACTTGTCAAGGCCATAGGTTTTATGAAAGTATTTGTATTTTATAGAAATTAGACCCTGAGTCTGTAATACAGTAATAAAAATTGATAACTCCTTACAATGCAGGAGAATCGGCATGTCAAGTGCAAATGTAATAACTAGAAGTTATAAGACCCTGTTGTAGTAGGAGTTGTCTTTCAGTAAAGCTTTCCACAAGCGAAACAAAGGTTGCAACAAGAGGCCTGAGTGTAAAGCGATCATTTTACTCTTGTTACAACCAAAGAAACtaaacagaagaacaatctctccgggggaaatgcattggccacggtgtagtacgggggcgttgcctgaggacacgagtggatggaaaattaactcccttgcgcatggtcattggtcagtgggtgcgatggatacaatttccgtactcccttgcgcatggtcagagGGGCGACACTATGATGtttaatttgtggccaaattaacagcagctgttggtcagcagtaattgctgggggtaattaaggacagctgacaaacattcacgctgtcctatactcatgaacggcgtgacgttttccatgtgcgttacgcccatttgtgggggaaagcaacccatgcaagtcaattggtgatgtcagggtttaataaacgaaatatacggacctgtagactagcgttgttcacgcgcaacatgcggaaaacgtgttgtgttgccggctgttcaaataatatagccaaacagccgtggctgaagcatggaatgtgttcatttaggatagccgatgtagcatgtaagtcaatgagacattcggtttgttttcacccataaaggggcgtaacgcaaatttaagagcgaagtacccggatggccgttcatgagtatgacctgttccacactccgacccttgcggaagtgtcattgcatgcttccctgatgcttccctgatgcttccaaatgtccatactcatgaacggccatccgggtactttgctcgtaaatgagcgttacgcccctttatgggtgcaaaccgaatgtctcaccaacttacatgctacatcggcttgtctaaattaATAGTCATGTTTCAGCCAcactgtttggctctattatttgaacagccggcaacacaacacgttttccgcatgttgcgcgtgaacaacgctagtctacaggtccgtatctttcgtttattaaaccccaacatcaccaattgacttgcatgggttgttttcccccataaatgggcgtaacgcacatggaaaacgtcacgccgttcatgagtatactcccctcgccatcatttcgtactacgctagCCTCTTTGGTTACAACCATGTTACTACTGTTACAATCATGTTACTCTTACATTCTGTGCCAGGTCTGATGTGGTGACCCACTCTTGGACCTTTTCATTACCAATCACAATCacagctgctggtgtgtgtgtgtgtgtgtgtgcgtgtgtgtgtgtgtgtgtgtgtgtgtgtgtgtgtgtgtgtgtgtgtgtgtgtgtgtgtgtgtgtgtgtgtgtgtgtgtgcgtgtgtgtgcgtgtgcatgtgtgtgcgtgtgtgtgtgtgatttacctAGACACTGAATGTACCAGTAGGCAACTGTGTGCTATATGTCTTCATATGTTGTGAAATGTATATTTTCTTTTGCGTATTTGTCTATTTTTGtagtatgctgctggacaccatAATTACCTTCGGAATCAATAACAGTTACTCttctactctgctctattctactctgaGCACTGCTGGTTAAAAACGGTAACGTTGCTCCCGTATCTCTCTCGGAGGTAAGCCTCCAGGTCCGTCAAGGGCATGCGCCTGACATCATACCCCACGTTCCTCTTCTTCGTCCAATCCACGGGCACGATCTCCTCCGTGCTGTTGGGGTCGTTGCGTCCGATGGCGGCGAAGGTCGGGAAGGTCTTTCTCAGGCTCTCCGGAAGGTTCTGGCTGTACTTGGGACAGCAGTATGCCGACCACATGTACTCGGGAATGGCCACGCGATGCTCGTCCTTCAGCCAGCGCTCCGCGCCGACGCGGTAAGGCATGATGCCCGTGACGACGTACGCTTTGCCGACGCAGTACTGGTCCAGTGTCCTGTTGGCAGAAGTGGACAAAGTACAGAAAAAAATTGGTAACgaattttaaaagtatatttaatTAGCTTAAATAAATCAACCCTAaagaagtcccttgatgggtgctacaccaggatgctgcgtgcagtgcttgacatcagtaagagtgcacatgtaaccaacgaaatcctatacgagggactaccaagggtgagcgagaagatagctgtaaggagaatgagacttgcaggacattgccaagggcacccagaactgccagccagcaaactggtgctgtaggaaccatcacatgggttccggttaagaggacgtcccacactaacatttgtggacatactcaagaaggacgccggagcccagagtaccagcaaactgaaaagatgtatggagaatcgggatgactggaagcaacgatggaaggctcgtctgaggacgacctagagagagaactcaagtaaaagtaaaaaaaatccatctaaAAATACTGTAGGGTAACTGGTCCATTGTCCTGTTGGCAGAAGTGGACAAAGTACAGAAAAAAATTGGGTGACACTTTTACTTGAcgtgttcctgcataacacattcatagcagctgctaTAAAGTCTGTACGAAGAATTCATAAGGAAGGACAGctattgtcaaaataaaagttaaacataGCATCACAAAAATAGCGATGCTGTTTTGCAATTcttaaacttttattttgacaagttgctgtccttttgtcttccatgtttatgaaaggtttgATAAGAATGTCTTACAAAACAGTCATGaacccttcatgcaaagtgtataaaagcTGCTATGAATGTATTATAGAGTGACACGTATAACATTTAATAAATTAAAAGTATATTTAATTAGTTTAAAGTCAACTCAAATAAAAGCAAAAGAATCCATCTAAAAATACTGCAGAGTACTGGTCAAGCGTCCCATTGGCCAGAAGTGGAAAAAGAAAGCAAAGAATGCGCAcatatcagtggcacaggtgctaaacaaaataaaataactgaagtaaataaaaaatgtccattaaaacaactgggagcattaacagtgtcgCGGACATTCATCATTtacttcagatgtggaaaaagcATAGAGAAATTGTAATGAAGCAGGGGTGGGTGTAGGGGCTGGGCCAAAACACGATTtgtcacaaacaaaaaaaagccctGGGTCCATCGCTTCTGTGGCACCAAGTTGGTGAGTGTGAAGGTGGCCAGGCGGTCGTACTTGAGGCTGTGGTGCATGTTGGGGTTGAGGTTGCCGCGCGTgtacgagatcatttcaaatgtgtactcGAGTTGTGTGTAAATCATTAATATATAGCAcaataagacttgaacatgaaatttcgAATGTCACAGGAACTGTGAAACGGCCCACAGTCATATGCAAGTGAATATAtgcagcaggcacatttgaactctgaatgggaatctgtttgtgaaatttaaatatgattgtattctattttttttaaaaattaaataaatattgagtttggccagCAACTTGATTTTGGGCattggtcaatttgagtttgacacccctgccctattgGGTCGAAAACGTTGTAAatacacctttaaagggacactgtgtgagatttttagttgtttatttccagaattcatgctgctcattcactaatgttacctttttcatgaatacttaccaccaccatcaaattgtaagtattcattatgactggaaaaattgcacttttcatacatgaaaagggggatcttctccatggtccgccattttgaatttcctaaaatagccattttcagctgcaaaaatgactgtacttggaccatactagaaaatatttgtttattacttagtaaacttccatgtaaagatcaaatttggcaataggcagcccagtttcaatgagcagtatagttgcagtaccttttttgaccatttcctgcacagtgtccctttaaagcagagctgcagtgtgcggacttctactcctTTCTATTACCTTGATGTGGCACCCATCCCTGagtaaagcccgattcggacgggacttttattacctatggacccccggtaatttggaataattacagagaatgtctgagttcttagtcctgtgcgaatgtgtcatgtctgcgatttgtggggtaataattccgccgtgaATTACCTAGACGTCCTGgagtaatttcacataggcgcaccgtctgcactcccttgtaatgtctgtgaattgactaaataacagacatttatttatcccgtccgaatgcgccatgaaaaatcacggaggtccaggggtaattgaGAATTACCAGGGGTCGGTAaaatttatcccgtgcgaatcgggcttaagtAAATAAATGTGATTCATTATTTTCCAGCCCTACTTGTTGATGAGCATCTCCAGTGCAGCCCAGGGTCCATCGTTGGAGCCTTGCTTCTGGGGAACCACGTTGGTGAGTGTGAAGGTGGCTAGGCGGTCGTACTTCGCGCTGTGGTGCATGTTGGGGTTGAGGTGGCCGCGCGTGTAACTGGAGTTGGTGTAGTCCTccggcacggcctggctatcgaTCACGTTCTGGTCCACCTTCTTGGGGGGCATGGGGAAATCAACCATCTCACCACTGGCTTTGGAGTTGGCCAGCTGAAACAGAGGTAAAGGCAAGACAAGTTTATTTGCATAGCGCATTTCATtcacaggtgcaattcaatgtgcttcacattaaccctttgaggagcacCATCATTTGATTAGAACTATAGCAAAttcttgagttctcattatgatgtcacaaacaATGTCACAATTTTTAACACTAGCTCCTATGTGAGCTGTAGAATGTCTGAGAGAAATTCTAGAACTATTGGGAAAATTccgtactcctcaaagggttcaaAATAAAAAAGttcaagaaggtagagaatgcgcgcatatcagtggtacaggtgctgggacaaaataaagtaactgaagtaaatgacaggaggttgcacttgaaaaaggacgaaggtccgaaacgttgtgcaaaaTAAATTACTGTGAGCATTAagagtgttgcggacttctatcatttactaaaaataaaaaagtaacaaGAAAGAATTTGAGTCAGAGAAAATTAGAACATCAAGAAAAAAACAttagataaaataaaaaagattaaaaacatatcaattagaatcaaagaaaagtcAAACCTTAAGACAAAATATTAGATAATTAGAATAAAAAAGATTTAAAATATAATTTAGAGCTTCTATGGgaaggcatctgagaacagctttgattTCAGCTATAGGTCGATtgatggtagcctcttactgcagaatcCATCGACCGGCCTATTCACACTTTGCGGAAAACACCCAACTGCATCAACATtgctgacattacagagagccttcagtaacagattaagacatggtcattttGATCATCATCATTTTTGATCATCATCGTTTTGGTGAtagttgtaacataggctctgcgctaaggggttaaagatgcaccgtgtaagatggtggcgcagggtggccagagtaggtattgcaactactgtatgcagctcattgaaactgtgctgcctattgccaatgttgaacttttcatgaatattttctgaataaaatgaaccaatatttactagtatggccaaagcacagtaagtttttcagctaaaaatgtctatttccggaaattcaaaatggcgtaccgtggagaagatcccccttttcatccatgaaaagtgcagttttctcTGTCATATTGAATACCTTTAATTGTGCACCTTTAGGAGGGCGATGTGGCGTAgcgccccacatttgggcttacattacccacggggacccctgttcgagtccggccagggtcatttcctggccctgccccatctctctctctcctgtaataaaaaagccccaaaaaacattGTGCACCTCTAATTACTTCaacaaaagtgaaagcccacctgggaaattccCACTGTCATTGTAGAGGACAaatatgcctcacccatgcaagggggcagccccaaacaacgccccaagggaacagtgctgTGGcacagtatcatgctcagggtacctcagtcatggggaggatgagggagaacACTGACTAATCACTCCCCCTGA from Engraulis encrasicolus isolate BLACKSEA-1 chromosome 17, IST_EnEncr_1.0, whole genome shotgun sequence carries:
- the LOC134467450 gene encoding endonuclease domain-containing 1 protein-like; this translates as MKNLLRFLAFCALSQLPQADVGDFSPCLNVFYQLWPPKGLNGTPICQNYDNNYRFASLYSRERRAPWFSAYTFSTPSGKRPRCLWKYEPQLANSKASGEMVDFPMPPKKVDQNVIDSQAVPEDYTNSSYTRGHLNPNMHHSAKYDRLATFTLTNVVPQKQGSNDGPWAALEMLINKTLDQYCVGKAYVVTGIMPYRVGAERWLKDEHRVAIPEYMWSAYCCPKYSQNLPESLRKTFPTFAAIGRNDPNSTEEIVPVDWTKKRNVGYDVRRMPLTDLEAYLRERYGSNVTVFNQQCSE